A single genomic interval of Spirosoma taeanense harbors:
- a CDS encoding DinB family protein: MEKLATARDLQDRITAVLDTIEREFGSLPDEKLRWKPAPDRWSILECLQHLNLAERYYIRNIQHKVDSLGLIQTNPVDQPLESDWIGRLMLYAIDPQVKIKLPAPGMIRPRRPDELKPADVIAQFRELQTLLRDLLNKAVYLDWNEQKVMTLFGNWLKLRLGDSFRMLVAHTERHLAQAMRVKAEMATFA, encoded by the coding sequence ATGGAGAAACTTGCCACTGCCCGCGACCTGCAGGATCGCATTACCGCGGTTCTGGATACGATTGAGCGCGAATTCGGCTCGTTGCCGGATGAAAAACTGCGCTGGAAGCCCGCGCCCGACCGGTGGAGCATTCTCGAATGTCTGCAGCATCTGAACCTGGCCGAGCGATATTATATCCGGAATATCCAACATAAAGTGGACAGTCTGGGTTTAATACAGACCAATCCCGTCGATCAGCCGCTTGAATCGGACTGGATTGGTCGGCTGATGCTGTACGCGATTGATCCGCAGGTAAAGATTAAACTGCCCGCTCCCGGTATGATACGGCCCCGCCGACCGGACGAGCTGAAACCAGCCGACGTAATAGCCCAGTTTCGCGAGTTGCAGACGCTTCTGCGCGATCTGCTGAACAAGGCCGTTTATCTGGACTGGAATGAACAGAAAGTGATGACGCTGTTTGGTAACTGGCTGAAACTCCGCCTGGGCGATTCCTTCCGGATGCTGGTGGCTCATACCGAACGGCATCTTGCACAGGCCATGCGCGTGAAAGCGGAAATGGCTACATTTGCCTGA
- a CDS encoding nucleotidyltransferase family protein → MGGEPKQLITYKGQSLIRRITESALSLQRGPVVVVLGANRERILPELAGLHITVVDNPNWPTGQASSLKTGLAALYITHKDIDSVLVLHTDQPLVSLGLLLHMLEVNQEEGKGIVACRYDTQISVPALFGRQYINELLQLEGDKGVKWVVVRHRNDCSEVPFEAGAIDLDSRRDVEMFAQVQLSV, encoded by the coding sequence ATGGGCGGTGAGCCGAAACAACTGATCACCTATAAAGGCCAGTCGCTCATCCGGCGTATTACAGAAAGTGCTCTTTCGCTACAGCGTGGGCCGGTTGTGGTGGTACTGGGTGCAAACCGGGAACGGATTCTGCCGGAGCTGGCCGGGCTGCACATCACGGTCGTTGATAATCCGAACTGGCCTACCGGACAGGCATCTTCGCTCAAAACCGGCCTGGCGGCCCTCTACATTACCCACAAAGACATCGACTCCGTACTGGTCCTTCATACCGATCAGCCGCTGGTATCGCTGGGGTTGCTGCTGCATATGCTCGAAGTGAACCAGGAAGAAGGCAAAGGCATTGTGGCCTGTCGGTACGATACGCAGATCAGCGTGCCGGCGCTCTTCGGCCGCCAGTACATCAATGAACTGTTGCAGCTTGAAGGCGATAAAGGTGTAAAGTGGGTAGTTGTGCGCCACCGCAACGATTGCTCGGAAGTACCCTTTGAAGCGGGCGCTATTGATTTGGATTCCAGGCGCGATGTTGAGATGTTTGCACAGGTACAACTGTCGGTATAA
- the truA gene encoding tRNA pseudouridine(38-40) synthase TruA — protein sequence MRYFLHLAYRGTNYHGWQRQPNGLSVQEVLETALTTVLRQPIAIVGSGRTDTGVHAGQQFAHFETDSPLPASLLRSLNSLIPGDIAVYDCFPVRNDDHARYTATFRYYQYQIIRRKDPFQDGLAYIFTLPLNVEQMNGAAQRLRQHTDFESFSKVKTDVRTFNCRIDFAYWEQQPNGDLRFHIRADRFLRGMVRAIVGTLLDVGQGRLHPDAFERIIEARDRKQARRAAPAEGLSLVEVGYPAEVFAHWQNPPAFPNVLLENTNT from the coding sequence ATGCGTTATTTTCTTCATTTAGCGTATCGGGGCACGAATTACCACGGCTGGCAGCGGCAGCCCAACGGCCTGAGCGTGCAGGAGGTGCTGGAAACCGCCCTGACGACCGTCTTACGTCAGCCGATTGCCATTGTGGGCAGCGGTCGAACCGATACGGGTGTCCACGCGGGCCAGCAGTTTGCTCATTTCGAAACCGATAGTCCGTTGCCAGCCAGCTTACTACGTTCGCTGAACAGTCTGATTCCCGGTGATATTGCCGTTTACGACTGCTTTCCGGTGCGGAACGATGACCACGCCCGGTACACGGCTACGTTCCGATACTACCAGTACCAGATCATTCGCCGGAAAGATCCGTTTCAGGATGGACTGGCGTATATCTTTACGTTGCCGCTGAATGTCGAACAGATGAACGGAGCCGCCCAGCGCTTACGTCAGCACACGGATTTTGAAAGCTTCAGTAAAGTGAAAACCGACGTGCGGACGTTCAACTGCCGGATTGATTTTGCCTATTGGGAGCAGCAGCCCAACGGCGATTTACGGTTTCATATCCGGGCCGACCGTTTCCTGCGGGGTATGGTGCGGGCCATCGTCGGGACGCTGCTGGACGTCGGTCAGGGACGACTGCACCCTGATGCATTTGAACGAATCATCGAAGCCAGGGACCGGAAACAGGCCAGGCGGGCGGCTCCGGCCGAAGGGCTGTCGCTGGTTGAAGTAGGGTACCCTGCCGAAGTGTTTGCGCATTGGCAGAACCCACCCGCTTTCCCGAATGTTCTTCTGGAAAATACGAACACGTAG
- a CDS encoding pyridoxamine 5'-phosphate oxidase family protein yields the protein MQAQPTLNAMELDKLRDKIKDIRIAMLTTQEPDGNFHTRPMATHEMDPDGTMWFFTYDNSHKVDEVRQNNHVSVAFSDPGNEVYVVTTGLAEVVRDKAKIDELWSDLLKTWFPNGKDDPHVALMKVTTHAGEYWDRPGGTMVKLFEMAKGAITGDSDKSGRNEKFGEKP from the coding sequence ATGCAGGCGCAGCCTACCCTGAACGCAATGGAGCTGGACAAGCTCAGGGATAAGATCAAAGACATTCGGATTGCCATGCTGACTACGCAGGAGCCGGATGGGAACTTTCATACGCGCCCGATGGCCACCCACGAGATGGACCCCGACGGCACGATGTGGTTCTTTACGTATGACAATTCCCATAAGGTAGACGAAGTCCGGCAAAATAATCATGTCAGCGTAGCGTTCTCGGACCCGGGCAATGAAGTGTATGTGGTAACCACCGGCCTGGCCGAGGTGGTCAGGGATAAAGCAAAAATTGACGAACTGTGGTCTGATCTTCTGAAAACCTGGTTCCCCAATGGTAAAGACGATCCGCACGTCGCGCTGATGAAAGTGACCACGCACGCGGGCGAATACTGGGACCGGCCGGGTGGAACCATGGTGAAACTGTTCGAAATGGCTAAAGGCGCTATTACCGGCGATTCGGATAAATCAGGACGTAACGAAAAATTTGGTGAGAAACCCTGA
- a CDS encoding helix-turn-helix domain-containing protein, whose protein sequence is MTLVSENIRYLRKLNGLTQEQFSRKINIKRSLLGAYEEGRANPNQQNIQAIAKAFNTTVELLTRQDLRKLRETPNLSIPLGQSTRTSSNRSEGIPSSIRSDGALDPDDDDPFQHPDFPDIFAQPEPKTPEPQPLASVLNKYYRTQEETRPAPAPPVITSPVRPAAERAQAVAFQPVPADSSGRSPVDRLFGQPDENRPIASPLPAPSPGRRPPEPLTFNNVYEGSGAVAHANPSVQAIAPTIPVVMQGQYGEYIQRYQQTEFLQRLPAMHLPTLPEGHYRAFEAGDDFAFPSALLVGQFVRNWFDIADGKMYVLLTQRDRPDVPAISCRRVYNQVKVKGSLLLTADRADIPNREVVLKDVLEVWEVRAFVSQQLPPPAPSTDRLRQLVDELRFEVERL, encoded by the coding sequence ATGACACTCGTCAGCGAAAATATCCGCTACCTGCGCAAGCTCAATGGATTGACTCAGGAGCAATTTTCCCGAAAAATAAACATAAAGCGTTCGCTGTTAGGCGCCTACGAAGAAGGTCGTGCTAATCCTAACCAGCAGAACATTCAGGCAATTGCTAAAGCGTTTAATACAACAGTCGAGCTGCTGACCCGGCAGGACCTGCGCAAACTGCGCGAAACGCCTAATCTGAGTATTCCACTGGGTCAGTCAACCCGAACGTCCAGTAATCGAAGTGAGGGAATACCCTCGTCTATTCGGTCGGATGGTGCGCTTGACCCGGATGATGACGATCCGTTTCAGCATCCCGACTTCCCGGATATTTTTGCGCAGCCCGAACCAAAAACGCCCGAGCCGCAGCCGCTGGCGTCGGTGTTGAACAAGTACTACCGAACTCAGGAAGAAACCCGGCCCGCACCCGCGCCACCGGTTATTACGTCTCCCGTGCGGCCAGCGGCCGAACGCGCCCAGGCCGTTGCTTTTCAGCCAGTTCCGGCCGATTCATCCGGCCGTTCGCCCGTTGATCGGTTGTTTGGGCAACCCGACGAGAATCGGCCGATAGCGTCACCATTGCCTGCGCCATCGCCCGGCCGGCGACCACCGGAACCGTTGACGTTCAATAATGTCTATGAAGGTTCCGGAGCCGTAGCGCACGCGAATCCATCCGTGCAGGCAATTGCGCCGACAATCCCGGTGGTTATGCAGGGGCAGTATGGTGAGTATATCCAGCGGTATCAGCAAACCGAATTTTTGCAACGGCTTCCCGCCATGCACCTGCCTACGCTGCCCGAAGGACATTACCGGGCATTCGAAGCTGGCGATGACTTCGCGTTTCCGAGTGCCTTGCTCGTGGGGCAGTTCGTTCGCAACTGGTTCGATATTGCCGATGGTAAAATGTATGTCCTGCTCACGCAGCGGGATCGGCCCGACGTGCCGGCAATCAGTTGCCGCCGGGTTTATAACCAGGTGAAAGTTAAAGGTAGTTTGCTACTGACGGCCGACCGCGCCGATATTCCAAACCGGGAAGTCGTGCTTAAAGATGTTCTGGAAGTATGGGAAGTGCGGGCGTTTGTCAGCCAGCAGCTTCCCCCGCCCGCGCCCAGCACCGACCGCCTGCGGCAACTCGTCGACGAACTGCGGTTCGAAGTTGAACGGCTCTAG
- a CDS encoding aldehyde dehydrogenase family protein, which translates to MHPLLPETDRHDELKTVFDAQRRHAPEMALTTADQRIERIRRIQAWVNAHEAEIQRAMYDDFRKPPSEVIVGELIALYAEIRHTIKNLRQWMKPQRLPTPLSLVGTRSYLRHEPKGNVLIIAPWNYPFLLTIRPLVSALAAGNVAILKPSEMTPNTSRLIREMITGLFPPEEVTVFEGDADVAQALLELPFNHIFFTGSPTVGRIVMAAAAKHLASVTLELGGKSPAIVDTSANLRQAAEQLAWGKCLNNGQTCIAPDYLLVHQSVKQPFMQAIRETLTGMYSPNGQPVEQSDSYARIVNNRHFQRIQSLINDAVEKGATVTLGGRTNADQNFIEPTVLEGVTDDMRIMQDEIFGPVLPVLTYDTLDDALQIINQREKPLALYIHSRNPKATQYILDHTSAGDTVINDTLVQFGNVELPFGGVNNSGIGKSNGLFSFQEFSNQRGVMQRDFGTMKFIYPPYTDKVKKLISFVAKYL; encoded by the coding sequence ATGCATCCCCTGCTGCCCGAAACTGACCGACACGACGAGCTGAAAACGGTCTTCGACGCCCAGCGTCGACACGCCCCCGAAATGGCCCTGACTACCGCAGACCAGCGCATCGAACGGATTCGGCGGATTCAGGCGTGGGTCAACGCCCACGAAGCCGAGATTCAGCGGGCCATGTACGACGATTTTCGCAAGCCGCCCTCGGAGGTAATCGTCGGTGAACTGATCGCTCTATACGCTGAAATCAGGCACACGATCAAGAATCTCCGGCAGTGGATGAAGCCCCAGCGCCTGCCAACGCCCCTGAGTCTGGTTGGCACCAGAAGTTACCTGCGTCACGAACCCAAAGGGAATGTCCTGATCATTGCACCCTGGAATTACCCTTTCCTGCTCACCATCCGCCCACTGGTGTCGGCGCTGGCGGCCGGTAACGTGGCTATACTCAAGCCCTCGGAGATGACGCCGAACACTTCCCGTCTGATCCGAGAGATGATCACCGGGCTGTTTCCGCCGGAGGAGGTGACGGTATTTGAGGGCGATGCCGACGTAGCGCAGGCGTTACTGGAACTACCGTTCAACCATATCTTTTTTACGGGTAGCCCGACCGTTGGCCGTATCGTGATGGCTGCGGCCGCCAAACATCTGGCTTCGGTAACGCTGGAACTGGGCGGCAAATCGCCCGCCATTGTCGATACGTCAGCCAACCTCAGGCAGGCCGCCGAACAACTGGCCTGGGGCAAATGCCTGAACAATGGACAGACCTGCATTGCGCCGGATTACCTGCTGGTTCATCAGTCTGTCAAGCAGCCGTTCATGCAGGCCATACGCGAAACGCTGACGGGTATGTACAGCCCGAACGGTCAGCCCGTTGAACAGTCGGACAGCTACGCCCGAATCGTCAATAACCGGCATTTCCAGCGGATTCAATCGCTCATCAACGACGCCGTTGAGAAGGGCGCAACCGTTACGTTGGGTGGCAGGACGAACGCCGACCAGAATTTTATCGAGCCAACCGTGCTGGAGGGCGTTACCGACGATATGCGGATTATGCAGGACGAGATTTTCGGGCCGGTGCTGCCGGTTCTGACGTACGACACGCTCGACGACGCTCTGCAGATTATCAACCAGCGCGAGAAGCCGCTGGCCCTGTATATCCACAGCCGCAACCCGAAGGCCACGCAGTATATCCTCGATCATACCTCGGCCGGCGACACCGTTATCAACGATACACTGGTGCAGTTTGGCAATGTTGAGCTTCCATTTGGCGGGGTTAACAACAGTGGAATCGGCAAATCGAACGGATTATTCAGCTTTCAGGAGTTTTCGAACCAGCGGGGGGTCATGCAGCGCGACTTCGGCACGATGAAATTCATCTACCCACCCTATACCGATAAGGTAAAAAAACTGATCAGCTTCGTAGCAAAGTACCTGTAG
- the arsS gene encoding arsenosugar biosynthesis radical SAM (seleno)protein ArsS (Some members of this family are selenoproteins.) — protein MKSLKASGHQLASSVAQLGLLEQEVAEKLKLPSFRDKLRSAGLFPLQPTELSVFQVNVGKMCNQVCKHCHVDAGPDRKEIMTRETMQQCLDALAKTTLQTVDLTGGAPEMNPDFRWFVAEIRRLGRHVIVRCNLTIIMANPKYRDLPEFYRQHQIEVVSSLPFYNADKTDRQRGKGVFADSIEALKLLNAVGYGQEASGLRLNLVYNPAGAFLPGSQEGLERQFKRVLFDEFGIVFNSLYAITNIPVSRYLDYLIQSGNYDGYMEKLVNAFNPAAAAGVMCRNTISVGWDGQLYDCDFNQMLDLNVASPVRHVRDFDPVRLSQRAVVINEHCYGCTAGAGSSCGGTTA, from the coding sequence ATGAAAAGTTTAAAAGCCAGCGGACATCAGCTTGCCAGCTCGGTCGCTCAGCTTGGGTTGCTGGAGCAGGAGGTAGCCGAAAAACTGAAGCTACCTTCGTTCCGCGACAAGTTGAGGTCGGCCGGGCTGTTCCCGCTCCAACCCACCGAGTTGTCGGTCTTCCAGGTCAATGTGGGCAAGATGTGCAATCAGGTCTGCAAACACTGTCACGTGGATGCAGGGCCGGATCGTAAAGAGATCATGACCCGCGAAACCATGCAGCAATGCCTTGATGCGCTGGCAAAAACAACTCTGCAGACGGTTGACCTGACGGGTGGCGCGCCGGAGATGAACCCGGATTTCCGCTGGTTCGTTGCGGAAATTCGCCGGTTAGGGCGTCACGTTATAGTGCGCTGCAACCTGACGATCATCATGGCGAACCCTAAGTACCGCGACCTGCCCGAGTTTTACCGCCAGCATCAGATTGAAGTGGTTAGTTCGCTGCCGTTCTACAATGCCGACAAAACCGACCGCCAGCGCGGCAAGGGCGTTTTTGCTGATTCTATCGAAGCGCTGAAGCTGCTGAACGCGGTGGGGTACGGGCAGGAAGCGTCCGGCCTCCGGCTCAACCTGGTTTATAACCCGGCCGGGGCGTTTCTGCCTGGTTCGCAGGAAGGCTTAGAGCGGCAGTTCAAGCGGGTTTTGTTCGACGAGTTCGGGATTGTGTTCAACAGCCTTTACGCCATCACCAATATTCCCGTTAGCCGCTACCTCGACTACTTGATCCAGTCGGGCAACTACGACGGCTATATGGAAAAGCTGGTCAACGCGTTCAACCCCGCAGCCGCTGCGGGCGTCATGTGCCGCAACACGATTTCGGTCGGCTGGGACGGGCAGCTCTACGACTGCGATTTCAATCAGATGCTCGACCTGAACGTAGCCAGTCCGGTGCGGCACGTCCGGGATTTTGATCCTGTGCGGCTCAGCCAGCGGGCCGTTGTTATTAATGAGCATTGCTATGGTTGCACCGCCGGAGCGGGGTCGAGCTGCGGAGGCACAACGGCCTGA
- a CDS encoding arsenosugar biosynthesis-associated peroxidase-like protein, with translation METYYNPEDLKKFGNIGEYQKELADKFFSYYGSVFAEGALTAREKSLIALAVAHTVQCPYCIDAYTNDTLEKGCTEEQMMEAVHVAAAIRGGSSLVHSVQMMNKVKQVSM, from the coding sequence ATGGAAACCTATTATAACCCGGAGGACCTCAAAAAATTTGGCAACATCGGCGAGTACCAGAAAGAACTGGCCGATAAGTTTTTCTCGTATTACGGTTCCGTTTTTGCAGAAGGGGCTCTCACCGCCCGCGAGAAGTCACTGATTGCGCTGGCCGTGGCGCATACGGTTCAGTGCCCGTATTGCATCGACGCCTATACGAACGATACGCTCGAAAAAGGCTGTACGGAGGAGCAGATGATGGAAGCCGTGCACGTCGCAGCCGCCATTCGGGGCGGGTCTTCGCTGGTGCACAGCGTTCAGATGATGAACAAAGTGAAGCAGGTGTCGATGTAA